GGGCCTGCTCGCCCGCACCACCATGGACACCGCCGCCGCCGGACTCGGCGCCTGCCTGTGCTGATCCGGGCCGGCTTGGGGGACACGCCCTAGGCTTCCACGCATGACCGCACCCGCCGTACCACTGCCCCCGATGATCGACTGGGGCCTGGCCGTGGCGCTGGGGTCCAGGCTGGCCGGCGACGGTCCGGTGGTGAGCCGGGCGGAGGCCGACGAGGCGGTCGCCGAGCTGCGGGCGGGTGCGCACCGCTCGACCGGGCTGGTCCGGGAGTTCACCGGGTTGGACGCGCCGCAGGGCACGGCGCCGATCCTGGTCGTCGACCGGCCGGGCTGGGTGCAGGCCAACGCCGAGGGCTTCGAGGTCGCCACCCGGCCGATGATCGAGAAGATCGCGGCCAGCAAGCCGCCGAGCGGGATCGGGCTCAAGGTCGGTGCGAAGGTCACCGGCGCCGAGGTCGGCGGGCTGCTCGGGTTCCTGGCCGGAAAGGTGCTCGGCCAGTTCGACCCGTTCCACGAGCCCCACGGCCGGCTGCTGCTGGTGGCCCCCAACATCGTCCACGTCGAGCGCGAGCTCGACGTCGATCCCCAGGACTTCCGGCTCTGGGTCTGCCTCCACGAGGAGACCCACCGGGTGCAGTTCACCGCCGTGCCCTGGATGCGAGAGCACCTGTTCTCGGAGATCCGCGCCATCAGCGACACCGTCGAGCCCGCCAGCTTCCTCGAGGGCGGCCTCGAGCGGATCACCGAGGCGATCAAGGCCGGCCGCAACGGCGGCAGCATCGTCGAGATGTTCAGCACCCCCGAGCAGCTCGAGGTCATCGACCGGGTGACCGGCATGATGTCGCTGCTCGAGGGCCACGCCGACGTCGTCATGGACGACGTGGGCCCGACCGTCATCCCGAGCGTCGCCCAGATCCGCAAGAAGTTCACCAAGCGCCGGCAGGGCGTCGGCGCCCTCGACCGGGTGCTGCGCAGGCTGCTCGGCCTCGAGGCCAAGATGGCGCAGTACCGCGACGGTGCCCACTTCGTGCGCTCCGTGGTCGACCGGGTCGGCATGGAGGAGTTCAACGCCGTCTGGGCCGGCCCCGAGAACCTCCCCAGCAAGGCCGAGCTGAGTGACCCGGACGGCTGGGTCAAGCGCGTCCTGGCCTGAGCCCGTTCGCTGACATGGGCCTCCACCCGGCGATCGCCGCCGTGCGCCAAGGCGTACGACGCGCGCTGGCCGACCTCGACCCCGGCGCCACCGTCCTGGTGGCCTGCTCGGGCGGCGCCGACTCGCTCGCCCTGCTCGCGGCCACGGTCTTCGAGGGCCACAAGTGCGGACTCCGGGTCGTCGGTACGACGGTCGACCACGGCCTGCAGGACGGATCAGGGGAGCACGCGGCCCGCGTCGTCGCGCAGATGGCCGGCCTCGGCGCCGACGAGACCGCGACCGCGCGGGTCCAGGTCGACCCCGCCGGGCTCGGGGTCGAGGCTGCCGCCCGGCGGGCCAGGTACGCCGTCCTCGACCAGCTCCACGAGCACTTCGGCGCCGAGCTCGTCCTGCTCGGCCACACCCGCGACGACCAGGCCGAGACGGTCCTGCTCGGGCTCGCCCGGGGCTCGGGCGGGCGGAGCCTGGCCGGGATGCGTCGCGCGTTCGACCACTACCGCCGCCCGCTCCTCGACGTCGCCCGCGCCGACACCGTCGCCGCCTGCCTGGCCGACGGCATCGAGTTCTGGGACGACCCCCACAACAGCGACCCCGGCTTCGCACGGGTCCGGGTCCGGCAGCGGGTGCTGCCGGTGCTCGAGGACGAGCTCGGCCCCGGTGTCGCCGCCACGCTGGCCCGCACCGCCGACCAGGTCCGCGCCGACGTCGAGGCGCTCGACGCCCTCGCCGCGACGGCGTACGACGACCTGGCCGGTCCCGACGGCCTCTCCCTCGCCGGCGTCCGGGACCTGCTCCCCGCCCTCTCCGGCCGGGTGCTGCGCCTCGCCGCGCTCGCAGCCGGGGCGGTCGACGCCGAGCTGTTCCACGTCCACGTCACGGCACTCCAGCGCCTCGTCGCCGGGACGACGAACGGCGAGGTCCAGCTGCCCGGCCACGTGACGGCGTACCGCGATCGCTCCCACCTCCGCTTCGGGCCGACCCCTGTGGCAGGCTGACGCCATGCATGCGAGCGACGTCGCGGACGACCTGGTCGAGGTGCTCTTCACCGAGGAGCAGATCCAGGCCCGGGTGGCCGAGATGGCGGCCGAGATCGAGCGCGACTACGAGGGCAAGGACCTCGTCCTCGTCGGCGTGCTGCGTGGCGCGGTGATGATCATGGCCGACCTCGCCCGCGCCCTGAACAAGCACGTCGAGATGGACTGGATGGCCGTGTCGTCGTACGGCTCCGGCACCAAGTCCTCCGGTGTCGTGCGGATCCTCAAGGACCTCGACGCCGACGTCGCCGGGCGCCACGTGCTCATCGTCGACGAGATCATCGACACCGGCCTGACGCTGTCGTGGCTGACCTCCAACCTCGGCTCGCGAGGCCCGGCCAGCGTCGAGATCGCCACCCTGCTGCGCAAGCCCGAGGCGCTGCAGATGCCGGTGAAGCCCAGGTACGTCGGCTGGGACATCCCCAACGAGTTCGTCGTCGGCTACGGCCTCGACTACCGCGAGCGCTACCGCAACATGCGCGACATCGGCACCCTCGCGCCCTCCGTCTACTCCTGATTCGGCCGCTCACCGCGCTGCCCAACCAGGGACCAGACAGAATGGGACCCGTCGGCGGCGTGTACCGTCGTCTGATCCTTGTCGACGGAGTTGGGGAGCGAGTAAGTCTGTGAAGCGCGTTTTCAGGGGGCCCTGGCTCTGGATCGTGGTGGCGGTCCTCGCCGTCGTCCTCGCTCTCGAGTTCCTCGCACCCGGAGGCGGGTACGACGAGGTCCCCACCTCGCAGATGGCGACCTACATCGCCAAGGGCCAGGTGGAGGAGATCACCTTCGTCGACGGCGACCAGTCGATCGAGGCGACTCTCGACAAGGGCACCCGCAAGCAGGGGGACAAGGTCCTCTCCTACTACGTCGACGGCGCCCAGGAGGGCCTGATCGACGCGGTCAGGGAACAGAAGGCCGCGGGCGAGCTCGACAAGTACAACTTCAAGAACCCGCAGCCCAGCCTGCTCGGCTCGATCCTCGCGACGCTGCTGCCGTTCGCGCTGATCATCCTGCTGTTCATCTTCCTCATGAACAACGTCCAGGGCGGTGGCCGGGGCGTCATGCAGTTCGGCAAGTCCAAGGCCAAGATGATCAGCAAGGACATGCCGAAGACCACCTTCGCCGACGTCGCCGGCTGCGACGAGGCGATCGAGGAGCTCGGCGAGATCAAGGAGTTCCTCCAGGAGCCGGCGAAGTTCCAGGCCGTCGGCGCCAAGATCCCCAAGGGCGTGCTGCTCTACGGCCCGCCCGGAACCGGCAAGACCCTGCTCGCACGCGCCGTCGCCGGCGAGGCGGGCGTCCCGTTCTACTCGATCTCCGGCTCGGACTTCGTCGAGATGTTCGTCGGTGTCGGCGCCTCCCGCGTCCGCGACCTGTTCGAGCAGGCCAAGGAGAACGCGCCCGCGATCGTGTTCATCGACGAGATCGACGCCGTCGGTCGCCACCGCGGCGCCGGCATGGGCGGCGGTCACGACGAGCGCGAGCAGACCCTCAACCAGCTCCTCGTGGAGATGGACGGCTTCGACGTGCGCGGCGGCGTCATCCTGATCGCGGCCACCAACCGGCCCGACGTCCTTGACCCGGCGCTGCTGCGCCCGGGCCGCTTCGACCGCCAGATCCAGGTCGACGCACCCGACCTGGCCGGCCGCAAGCGGATCCTCGAGGTCCACTCGCGGGGCAAGCCGCTCGGTCCCGACGTCGACCTGATGTCGGTCGCGCGCCGGACCCCCGGCTTCTCGGGTGCCGACCTCGCCAACGTGCTCAACGAGGCCGCGCTGCTGACCGCTCGCAACAACCAGAAGGTCATCACCGCGCCCATCCTCGACGAGGCGATCGACCGCGTCATCGCGGGTCCCCAGCGCAACTCACGGCTGATGTCGGAGAAGGAGAAGCTGATCACCGCCTACCACGAGGGCGGTCACGCCCTCGTCGCGGCGGCGCTGCCGGGCACCGACCCGGTCCACAAGATCACGATCCTGCCCCGCGGCCGGGCGCTGGGCTACACCATGGTGCTGCCCGACGAGGACAAGTACTCCCAGACCCGCTCGGAGATGCTCGACAAGCTCGCCTACATGCTGGGCGGCCGGGCCGCGGAGGAGCTGATCTTCCACGACCCGACGACCGGCGCCGGCAACGACATCGAGAAGGCGACCGCCTTGGCTCGTGCGATGGTCACCCAGTACGGCATGACCGACCGCCTCGGTGCGATCAAGCTCGGCGACTCCAACTCCGAGCCCTTCCTGGGCCGTGACATGGGGCACCAGCGCAACTACTCCGAGGACGTCGCCGCGATCATCGACGAGGAGACCAAGAACTTCCTCGCCACGGCGCACCAGGAGGCCTTCGACATCCTGGTGGAGAACCGCGACGTGCTCGACGCGCTCGTGCTCGCGCTGCTCGACAAGGAGACCCTCGACAAGGAGCAGGTCGCGGAGGTCTTCACCGCACTGCGGCTGCGTCCGGCGCGTCCGGCCTGGACCGGTTCCCCGACCCGGATCCCGTCGACCATCCCGCCGGTGGAGATCCCCGAGGAGATCCGGCGCCGTGCCGAGCAGAACGGCTCGGTCCCCGAGCCGGCCAACGGTGACGGCGGCCAGATCCTGACCCCGCCCGGACCCGGCGGCGACGTCTACGGCGGTACGCCGACCGCACCTCCGACCGACCCGCAGCCGCCGGCGCCCTCCGCATGAGCGAGGGCACGGGCGCGTTCGACCACGAGCGCGCCGAGGCCGCCGTACGCGAGCTCCTCGCCGCCATCGGCGAGGACCCCGACCGCGAGGGGCTCAAGGACACCCCGGCCCGCGTGGCCCGGGCGTACGCCGAGCTCACCGCCGGCCTGCGGATGACGGCGGAGGAGGTGCTGACCACCACCTTCGACCTCGGGCACGACGAGATGGTGCTGGTCCGCGACATCGAGCTGTGGTCGATGTGCGAGCACCACCTGGTGCCGTTCACCGGCGTGGCCCATGTCGGCTACATCCCCGCCGAGACAGGCAAGATCACCGGCCTGTCCAAGCTGGCCCGCCTGGTCGACGTCTACGCCAAGCGCCCGCAGGTCCAGGAGCGGCTGACCACCCAGGTCGCCGACTCCCTGATGGAGCTCCTCGACGCCCGCGGCGTGATCGTGGTGATCGAGGCCGAGCACCTGTGCATGACGATGCGCGGCGTGCGCAAGGCCGGTGCGCGCACCATCACCTCCGCGGTCCGCGGCACCATGCTCAAGGACCCCGCCACGCGGGCCGAGGCGATGGCGCTCATCCACAGCCCGCGGGGCTGAGGGTTGACGCGCTGCATGAATCCCCGGCCGGCCGGGGATTCATGCAGCAGACATCAGGCCAGGTACGCCGCCAGCGCCTCGTCGGCGTCGGTGCTCACGAACCCCGTGCCGGCGAGCTTGTCCAGCGCCAGCGTGCTGTGCAGCGGCCGGGGCGAGAGGGCCTTGCCCGCGGCGTACTCCTCGGTCGTCACCGTGCTGACCCGGGCCGGGTCCTGGCCGGTGAGCTCGAAGACCTTGCGGGCGTAGTCGGCCCACGAGCGCGGCTCGCCGCCGTTGGTGACGTTGTAGGTGCCGTACGGCGCCCCGGTGGCCACCAGGTGCGCCGTGGCGCGGGCCAGCTCGGAGGTGAAGGTCAGTCGGCCGACCTGGTCGTCGACGACCGCCGGGTCGACGCCGTCGGCCGCCAGCTTCGCCATGGTGCGCACGAAGTTGTGGCCCTCGCCGATGACCCACGAGGTGCGCAGGATGTAGTGGCGCGGGGCGCCCGCGACGGCAAGGTCCCCGGCCGCCTTGGTCTGGCCGTAGACGCCGAGCGGCGCGAACGGCTCGTCCTCGCGGTGCCCGCCCTCGACAGGGGAGCCGTCGAAGACGTAGTCGGTCGAGTAGTGGACGAGAGTGATCCCGCGGGCGGCGGCGATCCGGGCCAGGGCGGCGGGCGCGGCGGCGTTGGCGGCCCAGGCGACGGGCCGGCCCTCGGGCGTCTCGGCCTTGTCGACCGCGGTGTAGGCGGCCGCGTTGAGGATCAGGTCGTACTCCTCCCACGGCCAGGCGGCCAGGGCCGCCTCGTCGGTGAGGTCCAGCTCGTCGAGGTCGACCAGAGTGGCGCCGGGGTGGAGCGGCGCGAGGGCCTGCCCGAGCTGGCCCCGGCAGCCGGTGATCAGCGTCTTCCGGGGAGCCATCGGCACCACGTCGCCGAGCACCGGGTTGGCCAGGTCCTTGGCCGAGATCTCGACCTCGTCGGCGTCGAGGGGGATCGGCCACGGGATGGCGACCGTGGCGTCGGCGAGGTTGAGCGCGGGGTAGGCGTGACCGGGCTTCCAGTGGTCGTTGACCAGGTAGGAGTAGACGGTGCCGTCCTCGAGCGCCTGGTAGGAGTTCCCGACGCCGCGCGGCACGAAGACCGCCGTCTTCTCGTCGACCTCGGTCCAGTACGTCGCCCCGAAGGTCTCGCCCTCGCGCATGTCGACCCATGCGGCGAACACCTTGCCGGTGGCGACGGAGACGTACTTGTCCCACGGCTCGGTGTGGATGCCGCGGGTCGCGCCGCGGGCGGCGTTGAGGCTCATGTTGTTCTGCACCGGACCGAAGTCGGGCAGGCCGAGCGCGACCATCTTCTCGCGCTGCCAGTTCTCCTTGAACCAGCCGCGGTCGTCGCCGTGCACCGGCAGGTGGACGACGAGCAGGCCGGGGATCGGCGTCGTCTCGATGCGAAGCTCCGCCATGGTCACTGGCCCTTCGCGGCGTAGGCCGCCTCGGTGGCGTCCTTCTTCGGGCGCCACCAGGCCTCGTTCTGCTGGTACCACTCGACGGTGGCCGCCAGGCCGGCCTCGAAGTCGGCGTACTGCGGCGACCAGCCGAGCTCGCTGCGCAGCTTGCCGGAGTCGATCGCGTAGCGCAGGTCGTGCCCAGCGCGGTCGGTGACGTGCTCGAAGTCGTCGGCGTCACGGCCCATCAGGGTCAGGATCAGCCGGACCACCTCGAGGTTCGACTTCTCGCCGTCGGCGCCGATCAGGTAGGTCTCGCCGATCCGGCCCTGCTCGAGGATCCGGAGCACGGCCGAGGAGTGGTCCTCGGTGTGGATCCAGTCGCGCACGTTCTCGCCCGAGCCGTAGAGCTTCGGGCGCCGGCCGTCGACCACCTCGGTGATCTGGCGCGGGATGAACTTCTCGATGTGCTGCCACGGGCCGTAGTTGTTGGAGCAGTTCGAGATCGTGGCCTGCACGCCGAAGCTGCGCACCCACGCACGCACCAGGTGGTCGGAGCCCGCCTTGGAGGCGGAGTAGGGCGACGACGGGGTGTACGGCGTGTCCTCGGTGAACCTCTTCGGGTCGTCGAGCTCCAGGTCGCCGTACACCTCGTCGGTGGAGACGTGGTGGAACCGGACGCCGGCCTTGCGGACCGCCTCGAGCAGCGTGAACGTGCCGATCAGGTTGGTCTGGATGAACGGCGACGGGTCGTTGAGCGAGTTGTCGTTGTGGGACTCCGCGGCGTAGTGGACGACCGCGTCGTGCTGGTTGACCAGCGGCTCGACGAGGCCGGCGTCGACGATGTCGCCGACGACCAGCTGGACCCGGTCCTCGGGCAGACCGGCCAGCGACTCGCGGCTCGCGGCGTAGGTCAGCTTGTCGAGCACCGTCACGGAGGCGTCGGTGTGGCGGACGAGGTGGTGGACGAAGTTCGACCCGATGAACCCGGCTCCGCCGGTGACGAGGATGCGCACGTCGGACAGTGTATGAAGGAGAATGCGCCGTCGAGACATCGAGACGGGGCCATCGAGGCGTCGAGGAGTGGGAGACGAGATGCGCGGGATCATCCTGGCGGGCGGCACGGGGAGTCGGTTGCACCCGATCACCCACGCCATCAGCAAGCAGCTGATGCCCATCTATGACAAGCCGATGATCTACTACCCGCTCTCCACGCTGATGCTGTCGGGCATCCACGAGGTGCTGGTGATCACCACGCCTCACGAGGCCGACCAGTTCCGCCGCCTGCTCGGCGACGGGTCGCAGTTCGGCATCGAGATCACCTACG
The genomic region above belongs to Nocardioides sp. QY071 and contains:
- a CDS encoding zinc-dependent metalloprotease codes for the protein MTAPAVPLPPMIDWGLAVALGSRLAGDGPVVSRAEADEAVAELRAGAHRSTGLVREFTGLDAPQGTAPILVVDRPGWVQANAEGFEVATRPMIEKIAASKPPSGIGLKVGAKVTGAEVGGLLGFLAGKVLGQFDPFHEPHGRLLLVAPNIVHVERELDVDPQDFRLWVCLHEETHRVQFTAVPWMREHLFSEIRAISDTVEPASFLEGGLERITEAIKAGRNGGSIVEMFSTPEQLEVIDRVTGMMSLLEGHADVVMDDVGPTVIPSVAQIRKKFTKRRQGVGALDRVLRRLLGLEAKMAQYRDGAHFVRSVVDRVGMEEFNAVWAGPENLPSKAELSDPDGWVKRVLA
- the tilS gene encoding tRNA lysidine(34) synthetase TilS, coding for MGLHPAIAAVRQGVRRALADLDPGATVLVACSGGADSLALLAATVFEGHKCGLRVVGTTVDHGLQDGSGEHAARVVAQMAGLGADETATARVQVDPAGLGVEAAARRARYAVLDQLHEHFGAELVLLGHTRDDQAETVLLGLARGSGGRSLAGMRRAFDHYRRPLLDVARADTVAACLADGIEFWDDPHNSDPGFARVRVRQRVLPVLEDELGPGVAATLARTADQVRADVEALDALAATAYDDLAGPDGLSLAGVRDLLPALSGRVLRLAALAAGAVDAELFHVHVTALQRLVAGTTNGEVQLPGHVTAYRDRSHLRFGPTPVAG
- the hpt gene encoding hypoxanthine phosphoribosyltransferase, which encodes MHASDVADDLVEVLFTEEQIQARVAEMAAEIERDYEGKDLVLVGVLRGAVMIMADLARALNKHVEMDWMAVSSYGSGTKSSGVVRILKDLDADVAGRHVLIVDEIIDTGLTLSWLTSNLGSRGPASVEIATLLRKPEALQMPVKPRYVGWDIPNEFVVGYGLDYRERYRNMRDIGTLAPSVYS
- the ftsH gene encoding ATP-dependent zinc metalloprotease FtsH; its protein translation is MKRVFRGPWLWIVVAVLAVVLALEFLAPGGGYDEVPTSQMATYIAKGQVEEITFVDGDQSIEATLDKGTRKQGDKVLSYYVDGAQEGLIDAVREQKAAGELDKYNFKNPQPSLLGSILATLLPFALIILLFIFLMNNVQGGGRGVMQFGKSKAKMISKDMPKTTFADVAGCDEAIEELGEIKEFLQEPAKFQAVGAKIPKGVLLYGPPGTGKTLLARAVAGEAGVPFYSISGSDFVEMFVGVGASRVRDLFEQAKENAPAIVFIDEIDAVGRHRGAGMGGGHDEREQTLNQLLVEMDGFDVRGGVILIAATNRPDVLDPALLRPGRFDRQIQVDAPDLAGRKRILEVHSRGKPLGPDVDLMSVARRTPGFSGADLANVLNEAALLTARNNQKVITAPILDEAIDRVIAGPQRNSRLMSEKEKLITAYHEGGHALVAAALPGTDPVHKITILPRGRALGYTMVLPDEDKYSQTRSEMLDKLAYMLGGRAAEELIFHDPTTGAGNDIEKATALARAMVTQYGMTDRLGAIKLGDSNSEPFLGRDMGHQRNYSEDVAAIIDEETKNFLATAHQEAFDILVENRDVLDALVLALLDKETLDKEQVAEVFTALRLRPARPAWTGSPTRIPSTIPPVEIPEEIRRRAEQNGSVPEPANGDGGQILTPPGPGGDVYGGTPTAPPTDPQPPAPSA
- the folE gene encoding GTP cyclohydrolase I FolE yields the protein MSEGTGAFDHERAEAAVRELLAAIGEDPDREGLKDTPARVARAYAELTAGLRMTAEEVLTTTFDLGHDEMVLVRDIELWSMCEHHLVPFTGVAHVGYIPAETGKITGLSKLARLVDVYAKRPQVQERLTTQVADSLMELLDARGVIVVIEAEHLCMTMRGVRKAGARTITSAVRGTMLKDPATRAEAMALIHSPRG
- a CDS encoding bifunctional dTDP-4-dehydrorhamnose 3,5-epimerase family protein/NAD(P)-dependent oxidoreductase yields the protein MAELRIETTPIPGLLVVHLPVHGDDRGWFKENWQREKMVALGLPDFGPVQNNMSLNAARGATRGIHTEPWDKYVSVATGKVFAAWVDMREGETFGATYWTEVDEKTAVFVPRGVGNSYQALEDGTVYSYLVNDHWKPGHAYPALNLADATVAIPWPIPLDADEVEISAKDLANPVLGDVVPMAPRKTLITGCRGQLGQALAPLHPGATLVDLDELDLTDEAALAAWPWEEYDLILNAAAYTAVDKAETPEGRPVAWAANAAAPAALARIAAARGITLVHYSTDYVFDGSPVEGGHREDEPFAPLGVYGQTKAAGDLAVAGAPRHYILRTSWVIGEGHNFVRTMAKLAADGVDPAVVDDQVGRLTFTSELARATAHLVATGAPYGTYNVTNGGEPRSWADYARKVFELTGQDPARVSTVTTEEYAAGKALSPRPLHSTLALDKLAGTGFVSTDADEALAAYLA
- the rfbB gene encoding dTDP-glucose 4,6-dehydratase is translated as MRILVTGGAGFIGSNFVHHLVRHTDASVTVLDKLTYAASRESLAGLPEDRVQLVVGDIVDAGLVEPLVNQHDAVVHYAAESHNDNSLNDPSPFIQTNLIGTFTLLEAVRKAGVRFHHVSTDEVYGDLELDDPKRFTEDTPYTPSSPYSASKAGSDHLVRAWVRSFGVQATISNCSNNYGPWQHIEKFIPRQITEVVDGRRPKLYGSGENVRDWIHTEDHSSAVLRILEQGRIGETYLIGADGEKSNLEVVRLILTLMGRDADDFEHVTDRAGHDLRYAIDSGKLRSELGWSPQYADFEAGLAATVEWYQQNEAWWRPKKDATEAAYAAKGQ